The following are from one region of the Gossypium hirsutum isolate 1008001.06 chromosome D03, Gossypium_hirsutum_v2.1, whole genome shotgun sequence genome:
- the LOC107949629 gene encoding protein BONZAI 2 isoform X5, producing the protein MGNCCSDVGGGMAAVSGATSSAATGNQNDAVDMYLRSHGIHGLFSQIELSFSATSLRDRDVFSKSDPMVVVYIKERDGAINEVFRTEVVLNSLTPTWIAKYTITYHFEVVQNLLFKVFDVDTQYHNVEVKMLKLEEQQSLGEAYCTLSELVTKPNRSLTLDLIRREESVSSTHSQHCGKLTVHAEECFSSKSTADIILRCIDLESKDLFSKSDPFLVISKLVESGTSIPVCKTEVLKNDHNPTWKPVFLNIQQVGSKDSPLVIECFNFNSNGKHDLIGKVQKSLADLEKLHLGREGENLYLPTLVGHNYENKILNSKLLVDKFSETVQHTFLDYLAGGFELNFMVAIDFTASNGNPRLPDSLHYIDPSGRLNAYQKAIYEVGEVLQFYDADKRYPAWGFGARPIDGPVSHCFNLNGSSNYCEVQGIQGIMMAYTSALFNVSLAGPTLFGHVINRASVVACDSLSTGAKKYFALLIITVRYVKEMDCFPSSQLKLI; encoded by the exons ATGGGAAATTGCTGCTCGGACGTCGGTGGCGGTATGGCAGCTGTGAGTGGTGCCACTTCCTCCGCCGCTACTGGCAACCAAAACGATGCTGTCGACATGTACTTGAGGTCTCACGGTATTCACGGCCTCTTCTCTCAGATCGAG TTATCATTTTCTGCTACGAGTTTGCGAGACCGGGATGTTTTTTCCAAG AGTGATCCAATGGTGGTGGTTTATATTAAAGAAAGAGATGGAGCAATTAACGAAGTATTTCGTACTGAAGTAGTTCTCAATTCTTTGACTCCTACTTGGATTGCAAAGTATACAATTACTTATCATTTTGAGGTTGTCCAAAACTTGCT GTTTAAGGTTTTTGATGTGGATACTCAATATCACAATGTTGAAGTGAAG ATGCTTAAGCTGGAGGAGCAGCAATCTCTTGGTGAGGCATACTGCACATTATCAGAG CTTGTAACCAAACCAAACAGGTCATTAACCCTGGATCTTATACGTAGGGAGGAATCTGTTTCATCAACCCATTCCCAGCACTGTGGGAAGCTTACTGTGCATGCTGAGGAATGCTTTAGCTCAAAGAGTACAGCAGATATAATATTAAGGTGTATAGATTTGGAATCTAAGGATCTCTTCTCAAAAAGT GACCCCTTTTTGGTTATATCAAAACTCGTGGAGAGTGGGACTTCTATTCCTGTATGTAAGACTGAAGTTCTAAAGAATGATCACAACCCAACATGGAAGCCAGTGTTTCTGAATATTCAACAAGTTGGAAGCAAG GATAGTCCATTAGTGATAGAGTGCTTTAACTTCAACAGCAATGGAAAGCATGATCTGATTGG AAAAGTCCAGAAATCACTAGCAGATTTGGAAAAGCTTCATCTTGGAAGGGAAGGAGAAAATTTATATTTGCCAACTCTGGTTGGGCATAATTACGAGAACAAG ATATTGAATAGCAAGCTTTTAGTGGACAAATTCTCTGAGACTGTCCAACATACCTTCCTGGATTATCTGGCTGGGGGTTTTGAACTAAACTTTATGGTGGCTATTGATTTCACTG CTTCGAATGGAAATCCCCGCCTCCCTGATTCCTTGCATTACATTGATCCATCAGGACGGCTGAATGCATACCAGAAA GCAATCTATGAGGTCGGAGAGGTATTGCAGTTTTATGATGCAGATAAACGCTATCCTGCCTGGGGATTTGGAGCACGGCCTATTGATGGTCCAGTTTCTCATTGTTTCAACTTAAATGGAAGCAGTAACTACTGTGAG GTTCAAGGAATCCAAGGAATTATGATGGCATATACCAGTGCCCTTTTTAATGTCTCTCTGGCAGGGCCAACACTGTTTGGACATGTGATCAACAGAGCTTCCGTAGTTGCCTGTGACTCTCTTTCCACTGGTGCTAAAAAATACTTTGCGTTGTTGATAATCACGGTAAGATACGTAAAAGAAATGGATTGTTTTCCTAGCAGCCAGCTGAAGCTGATATAA
- the LOC107949629 gene encoding protein BONZAI 2 isoform X6, with translation MGNCCSDVGGGMAAVSGATSSAATGNQNDAVDMYLRSHGIHGLFSQIELSFSATSLRDRDVFSKSDPMVVVYIKERDGAINEVFRTEVVLNSLTPTWIAKYTITYHFEVVQNLLFKVFDVDTQYHNVEVKMLKLEEQQSLGEAYCTLSELVTKPNRSLTLDLIRREESVSSTHSQHCGKLTVHAEECFSSKSTADIILRCIDLESKDLFSKSDPFLVISKLVESGTSIPVCKTEVLKNDHNPTWKPVFLNIQQVGSKDSPLVIECFNFNSNGKHDLIGKVQKSLADLEKLHLGREGENLYLPTLVGHNYENKILNSKLLVDKFSETVQHTFLDYLAGGFELNFMVAIDFTASNGNPRLPDSLHYIDPSGRLNAYQKAIYEVGEVLQFYDADKRYPAWGFGARPIDGPVSHCFNLNGSSNYCEVQGIQGIMMAYTSALFNVSLAGPTLFGHVINRASVVACDSLSTGAKKYFALLIITLLI, from the exons ATGGGAAATTGCTGCTCGGACGTCGGTGGCGGTATGGCAGCTGTGAGTGGTGCCACTTCCTCCGCCGCTACTGGCAACCAAAACGATGCTGTCGACATGTACTTGAGGTCTCACGGTATTCACGGCCTCTTCTCTCAGATCGAG TTATCATTTTCTGCTACGAGTTTGCGAGACCGGGATGTTTTTTCCAAG AGTGATCCAATGGTGGTGGTTTATATTAAAGAAAGAGATGGAGCAATTAACGAAGTATTTCGTACTGAAGTAGTTCTCAATTCTTTGACTCCTACTTGGATTGCAAAGTATACAATTACTTATCATTTTGAGGTTGTCCAAAACTTGCT GTTTAAGGTTTTTGATGTGGATACTCAATATCACAATGTTGAAGTGAAG ATGCTTAAGCTGGAGGAGCAGCAATCTCTTGGTGAGGCATACTGCACATTATCAGAG CTTGTAACCAAACCAAACAGGTCATTAACCCTGGATCTTATACGTAGGGAGGAATCTGTTTCATCAACCCATTCCCAGCACTGTGGGAAGCTTACTGTGCATGCTGAGGAATGCTTTAGCTCAAAGAGTACAGCAGATATAATATTAAGGTGTATAGATTTGGAATCTAAGGATCTCTTCTCAAAAAGT GACCCCTTTTTGGTTATATCAAAACTCGTGGAGAGTGGGACTTCTATTCCTGTATGTAAGACTGAAGTTCTAAAGAATGATCACAACCCAACATGGAAGCCAGTGTTTCTGAATATTCAACAAGTTGGAAGCAAG GATAGTCCATTAGTGATAGAGTGCTTTAACTTCAACAGCAATGGAAAGCATGATCTGATTGG AAAAGTCCAGAAATCACTAGCAGATTTGGAAAAGCTTCATCTTGGAAGGGAAGGAGAAAATTTATATTTGCCAACTCTGGTTGGGCATAATTACGAGAACAAG ATATTGAATAGCAAGCTTTTAGTGGACAAATTCTCTGAGACTGTCCAACATACCTTCCTGGATTATCTGGCTGGGGGTTTTGAACTAAACTTTATGGTGGCTATTGATTTCACTG CTTCGAATGGAAATCCCCGCCTCCCTGATTCCTTGCATTACATTGATCCATCAGGACGGCTGAATGCATACCAGAAA GCAATCTATGAGGTCGGAGAGGTATTGCAGTTTTATGATGCAGATAAACGCTATCCTGCCTGGGGATTTGGAGCACGGCCTATTGATGGTCCAGTTTCTCATTGTTTCAACTTAAATGGAAGCAGTAACTACTGTGAG GTTCAAGGAATCCAAGGAATTATGATGGCATATACCAGTGCCCTTTTTAATGTCTCTCTGGCAGGGCCAACACTGTTTGGACATGTGATCAACAGAGCTTCCGTAGTTGCCTGTGACTCTCTTTCCACTGGTGCTAAAAAATACTTTGCGTTGTTGATAATCACG CTGTTAATATAA
- the LOC107949629 gene encoding protein BONZAI 1 isoform X1, whose product MGNCCSDVGGGMAAVSGATSSAATGNQNDAVDMYLRSHGIHGLFSQIELSFSATSLRDRDVFSKSDPMVVVYIKERDGAINEVFRTEVVLNSLTPTWIAKYTITYHFEVVQNLLFKVFDVDTQYHNVEVKMLKLEEQQSLGEAYCTLSELVTKPNRSLTLDLIRREESVSSTHSQHCGKLTVHAEECFSSKSTADIILRCIDLESKDLFSKSDPFLVISKLVESGTSIPVCKTEVLKNDHNPTWKPVFLNIQQVGSKDSPLVIECFNFNSNGKHDLIGKVQKSLADLEKLHLGREGENLYLPTLVGHNYENKILNSKLLVDKFSETVQHTFLDYLAGGFELNFMVAIDFTASNGNPRLPDSLHYIDPSGRLNAYQKAIYEVGEVLQFYDADKRYPAWGFGARPIDGPVSHCFNLNGSSNYCEVQGIQGIMMAYTSALFNVSLAGPTLFGHVINRASVVACDSLSTGAKKYFALLIITDGVITDLQETKDALVKASDLPLSILIVGVGGADFKEMEILDAVKGERLESTTGCIASRDIVQFVPFRDLQSGEISMVGALLAELPTQFLTYMRRRDIKPST is encoded by the exons ATGGGAAATTGCTGCTCGGACGTCGGTGGCGGTATGGCAGCTGTGAGTGGTGCCACTTCCTCCGCCGCTACTGGCAACCAAAACGATGCTGTCGACATGTACTTGAGGTCTCACGGTATTCACGGCCTCTTCTCTCAGATCGAG TTATCATTTTCTGCTACGAGTTTGCGAGACCGGGATGTTTTTTCCAAG AGTGATCCAATGGTGGTGGTTTATATTAAAGAAAGAGATGGAGCAATTAACGAAGTATTTCGTACTGAAGTAGTTCTCAATTCTTTGACTCCTACTTGGATTGCAAAGTATACAATTACTTATCATTTTGAGGTTGTCCAAAACTTGCT GTTTAAGGTTTTTGATGTGGATACTCAATATCACAATGTTGAAGTGAAG ATGCTTAAGCTGGAGGAGCAGCAATCTCTTGGTGAGGCATACTGCACATTATCAGAG CTTGTAACCAAACCAAACAGGTCATTAACCCTGGATCTTATACGTAGGGAGGAATCTGTTTCATCAACCCATTCCCAGCACTGTGGGAAGCTTACTGTGCATGCTGAGGAATGCTTTAGCTCAAAGAGTACAGCAGATATAATATTAAGGTGTATAGATTTGGAATCTAAGGATCTCTTCTCAAAAAGT GACCCCTTTTTGGTTATATCAAAACTCGTGGAGAGTGGGACTTCTATTCCTGTATGTAAGACTGAAGTTCTAAAGAATGATCACAACCCAACATGGAAGCCAGTGTTTCTGAATATTCAACAAGTTGGAAGCAAG GATAGTCCATTAGTGATAGAGTGCTTTAACTTCAACAGCAATGGAAAGCATGATCTGATTGG AAAAGTCCAGAAATCACTAGCAGATTTGGAAAAGCTTCATCTTGGAAGGGAAGGAGAAAATTTATATTTGCCAACTCTGGTTGGGCATAATTACGAGAACAAG ATATTGAATAGCAAGCTTTTAGTGGACAAATTCTCTGAGACTGTCCAACATACCTTCCTGGATTATCTGGCTGGGGGTTTTGAACTAAACTTTATGGTGGCTATTGATTTCACTG CTTCGAATGGAAATCCCCGCCTCCCTGATTCCTTGCATTACATTGATCCATCAGGACGGCTGAATGCATACCAGAAA GCAATCTATGAGGTCGGAGAGGTATTGCAGTTTTATGATGCAGATAAACGCTATCCTGCCTGGGGATTTGGAGCACGGCCTATTGATGGTCCAGTTTCTCATTGTTTCAACTTAAATGGAAGCAGTAACTACTGTGAG GTTCAAGGAATCCAAGGAATTATGATGGCATATACCAGTGCCCTTTTTAATGTCTCTCTGGCAGGGCCAACACTGTTTGGACATGTGATCAACAGAGCTTCCGTAGTTGCCTGTGACTCTCTTTCCACTGGTGCTAAAAAATACTTTGCGTTGTTGATAATCACG GATGGGGTTATAACTGACCTCCAAGAAACCAAAGATGCCCTCGTAAAAGCATCAGATCTCCCATTGTCGATCCTCATTGTTGGAGTTGGAGGAGCTGACTTCAAAGAAATGGAG ATTTTAGATGCAGTCAAAGGAGAAAGACTTGAAAGCACAACTGGATGTATAGCTTCACGTGACATCGTTCAGTTTGTTCCATTTCGGGATCTACAGA GTGGAGAAATTTCTATGGTTGGAGCACTTCTGGCAGAATTACCAACACAATTTTTAACCTACATGCGACGCAGAGATATTAAACCAAGCACTTAA
- the LOC107949629 gene encoding protein BONZAI 2 isoform X2, whose amino-acid sequence MGNCCSDVGGGMAAVSGATSSAATGNQNDAVDMYLRSHGIHGLFSQIESDPMVVVYIKERDGAINEVFRTEVVLNSLTPTWIAKYTITYHFEVVQNLLFKVFDVDTQYHNVEVKMLKLEEQQSLGEAYCTLSELVTKPNRSLTLDLIRREESVSSTHSQHCGKLTVHAEECFSSKSTADIILRCIDLESKDLFSKSDPFLVISKLVESGTSIPVCKTEVLKNDHNPTWKPVFLNIQQVGSKDSPLVIECFNFNSNGKHDLIGKVQKSLADLEKLHLGREGENLYLPTLVGHNYENKILNSKLLVDKFSETVQHTFLDYLAGGFELNFMVAIDFTASNGNPRLPDSLHYIDPSGRLNAYQKAIYEVGEVLQFYDADKRYPAWGFGARPIDGPVSHCFNLNGSSNYCEVQGIQGIMMAYTSALFNVSLAGPTLFGHVINRASVVACDSLSTGAKKYFALLIITDGVITDLQETKDALVKASDLPLSILIVGVGGADFKEMEILDAVKGERLESTTGCIASRDIVQFVPFRDLQSGEISMVGALLAELPTQFLTYMRRRDIKPST is encoded by the exons ATGGGAAATTGCTGCTCGGACGTCGGTGGCGGTATGGCAGCTGTGAGTGGTGCCACTTCCTCCGCCGCTACTGGCAACCAAAACGATGCTGTCGACATGTACTTGAGGTCTCACGGTATTCACGGCCTCTTCTCTCAGATCGAG AGTGATCCAATGGTGGTGGTTTATATTAAAGAAAGAGATGGAGCAATTAACGAAGTATTTCGTACTGAAGTAGTTCTCAATTCTTTGACTCCTACTTGGATTGCAAAGTATACAATTACTTATCATTTTGAGGTTGTCCAAAACTTGCT GTTTAAGGTTTTTGATGTGGATACTCAATATCACAATGTTGAAGTGAAG ATGCTTAAGCTGGAGGAGCAGCAATCTCTTGGTGAGGCATACTGCACATTATCAGAG CTTGTAACCAAACCAAACAGGTCATTAACCCTGGATCTTATACGTAGGGAGGAATCTGTTTCATCAACCCATTCCCAGCACTGTGGGAAGCTTACTGTGCATGCTGAGGAATGCTTTAGCTCAAAGAGTACAGCAGATATAATATTAAGGTGTATAGATTTGGAATCTAAGGATCTCTTCTCAAAAAGT GACCCCTTTTTGGTTATATCAAAACTCGTGGAGAGTGGGACTTCTATTCCTGTATGTAAGACTGAAGTTCTAAAGAATGATCACAACCCAACATGGAAGCCAGTGTTTCTGAATATTCAACAAGTTGGAAGCAAG GATAGTCCATTAGTGATAGAGTGCTTTAACTTCAACAGCAATGGAAAGCATGATCTGATTGG AAAAGTCCAGAAATCACTAGCAGATTTGGAAAAGCTTCATCTTGGAAGGGAAGGAGAAAATTTATATTTGCCAACTCTGGTTGGGCATAATTACGAGAACAAG ATATTGAATAGCAAGCTTTTAGTGGACAAATTCTCTGAGACTGTCCAACATACCTTCCTGGATTATCTGGCTGGGGGTTTTGAACTAAACTTTATGGTGGCTATTGATTTCACTG CTTCGAATGGAAATCCCCGCCTCCCTGATTCCTTGCATTACATTGATCCATCAGGACGGCTGAATGCATACCAGAAA GCAATCTATGAGGTCGGAGAGGTATTGCAGTTTTATGATGCAGATAAACGCTATCCTGCCTGGGGATTTGGAGCACGGCCTATTGATGGTCCAGTTTCTCATTGTTTCAACTTAAATGGAAGCAGTAACTACTGTGAG GTTCAAGGAATCCAAGGAATTATGATGGCATATACCAGTGCCCTTTTTAATGTCTCTCTGGCAGGGCCAACACTGTTTGGACATGTGATCAACAGAGCTTCCGTAGTTGCCTGTGACTCTCTTTCCACTGGTGCTAAAAAATACTTTGCGTTGTTGATAATCACG GATGGGGTTATAACTGACCTCCAAGAAACCAAAGATGCCCTCGTAAAAGCATCAGATCTCCCATTGTCGATCCTCATTGTTGGAGTTGGAGGAGCTGACTTCAAAGAAATGGAG ATTTTAGATGCAGTCAAAGGAGAAAGACTTGAAAGCACAACTGGATGTATAGCTTCACGTGACATCGTTCAGTTTGTTCCATTTCGGGATCTACAGA GTGGAGAAATTTCTATGGTTGGAGCACTTCTGGCAGAATTACCAACACAATTTTTAACCTACATGCGACGCAGAGATATTAAACCAAGCACTTAA
- the LOC107949629 gene encoding protein BONZAI 2 isoform X3 — MGNCCSDVGGGMAAVSGATSSAATGNQNDAVDMYLRSHGIHGLFSQIELSFSATSLRDRDVFSKSDPMVVVYIKERDGAINEVFRTEVVLNSLTPTWIAKYTITYHFEVVQNLLFKVFDVDTQYHNVEVKMLKLEEQQSLGEAYCTLSELVTKPNRSLTLDLIRREESVSSTHSQHCGKLTVHAEECFSSKSTADIILRCIDLESKDLFSKSDPFLVISKLVESGTSIPVCKTEVLKNDHNPTWKPVFLNIQQVGSKDSPLVIECFNFNSNGKHDLIGKVQKSLADLEKLHLGREGENLYLPTLVGHNYENKAIYEVGEVLQFYDADKRYPAWGFGARPIDGPVSHCFNLNGSSNYCEVQGIQGIMMAYTSALFNVSLAGPTLFGHVINRASVVACDSLSTGAKKYFALLIITDGVITDLQETKDALVKASDLPLSILIVGVGGADFKEMEILDAVKGERLESTTGCIASRDIVQFVPFRDLQSGEISMVGALLAELPTQFLTYMRRRDIKPST; from the exons ATGGGAAATTGCTGCTCGGACGTCGGTGGCGGTATGGCAGCTGTGAGTGGTGCCACTTCCTCCGCCGCTACTGGCAACCAAAACGATGCTGTCGACATGTACTTGAGGTCTCACGGTATTCACGGCCTCTTCTCTCAGATCGAG TTATCATTTTCTGCTACGAGTTTGCGAGACCGGGATGTTTTTTCCAAG AGTGATCCAATGGTGGTGGTTTATATTAAAGAAAGAGATGGAGCAATTAACGAAGTATTTCGTACTGAAGTAGTTCTCAATTCTTTGACTCCTACTTGGATTGCAAAGTATACAATTACTTATCATTTTGAGGTTGTCCAAAACTTGCT GTTTAAGGTTTTTGATGTGGATACTCAATATCACAATGTTGAAGTGAAG ATGCTTAAGCTGGAGGAGCAGCAATCTCTTGGTGAGGCATACTGCACATTATCAGAG CTTGTAACCAAACCAAACAGGTCATTAACCCTGGATCTTATACGTAGGGAGGAATCTGTTTCATCAACCCATTCCCAGCACTGTGGGAAGCTTACTGTGCATGCTGAGGAATGCTTTAGCTCAAAGAGTACAGCAGATATAATATTAAGGTGTATAGATTTGGAATCTAAGGATCTCTTCTCAAAAAGT GACCCCTTTTTGGTTATATCAAAACTCGTGGAGAGTGGGACTTCTATTCCTGTATGTAAGACTGAAGTTCTAAAGAATGATCACAACCCAACATGGAAGCCAGTGTTTCTGAATATTCAACAAGTTGGAAGCAAG GATAGTCCATTAGTGATAGAGTGCTTTAACTTCAACAGCAATGGAAAGCATGATCTGATTGG AAAAGTCCAGAAATCACTAGCAGATTTGGAAAAGCTTCATCTTGGAAGGGAAGGAGAAAATTTATATTTGCCAACTCTGGTTGGGCATAATTACGAGAACAAG GCAATCTATGAGGTCGGAGAGGTATTGCAGTTTTATGATGCAGATAAACGCTATCCTGCCTGGGGATTTGGAGCACGGCCTATTGATGGTCCAGTTTCTCATTGTTTCAACTTAAATGGAAGCAGTAACTACTGTGAG GTTCAAGGAATCCAAGGAATTATGATGGCATATACCAGTGCCCTTTTTAATGTCTCTCTGGCAGGGCCAACACTGTTTGGACATGTGATCAACAGAGCTTCCGTAGTTGCCTGTGACTCTCTTTCCACTGGTGCTAAAAAATACTTTGCGTTGTTGATAATCACG GATGGGGTTATAACTGACCTCCAAGAAACCAAAGATGCCCTCGTAAAAGCATCAGATCTCCCATTGTCGATCCTCATTGTTGGAGTTGGAGGAGCTGACTTCAAAGAAATGGAG ATTTTAGATGCAGTCAAAGGAGAAAGACTTGAAAGCACAACTGGATGTATAGCTTCACGTGACATCGTTCAGTTTGTTCCATTTCGGGATCTACAGA GTGGAGAAATTTCTATGGTTGGAGCACTTCTGGCAGAATTACCAACACAATTTTTAACCTACATGCGACGCAGAGATATTAAACCAAGCACTTAA
- the LOC107949629 gene encoding protein BONZAI 2 isoform X4: MVVVYIKERDGAINEVFRTEVVLNSLTPTWIAKYTITYHFEVVQNLLFKVFDVDTQYHNVEVKMLKLEEQQSLGEAYCTLSELVTKPNRSLTLDLIRREESVSSTHSQHCGKLTVHAEECFSSKSTADIILRCIDLESKDLFSKSDPFLVISKLVESGTSIPVCKTEVLKNDHNPTWKPVFLNIQQVGSKDSPLVIECFNFNSNGKHDLIGKVQKSLADLEKLHLGREGENLYLPTLVGHNYENKILNSKLLVDKFSETVQHTFLDYLAGGFELNFMVAIDFTASNGNPRLPDSLHYIDPSGRLNAYQKAIYEVGEVLQFYDADKRYPAWGFGARPIDGPVSHCFNLNGSSNYCEVQGIQGIMMAYTSALFNVSLAGPTLFGHVINRASVVACDSLSTGAKKYFALLIITDGVITDLQETKDALVKASDLPLSILIVGVGGADFKEMEILDAVKGERLESTTGCIASRDIVQFVPFRDLQSGEISMVGALLAELPTQFLTYMRRRDIKPST; this comes from the exons ATGGTGGTGGTTTATATTAAAGAAAGAGATGGAGCAATTAACGAAGTATTTCGTACTGAAGTAGTTCTCAATTCTTTGACTCCTACTTGGATTGCAAAGTATACAATTACTTATCATTTTGAGGTTGTCCAAAACTTGCT GTTTAAGGTTTTTGATGTGGATACTCAATATCACAATGTTGAAGTGAAG ATGCTTAAGCTGGAGGAGCAGCAATCTCTTGGTGAGGCATACTGCACATTATCAGAG CTTGTAACCAAACCAAACAGGTCATTAACCCTGGATCTTATACGTAGGGAGGAATCTGTTTCATCAACCCATTCCCAGCACTGTGGGAAGCTTACTGTGCATGCTGAGGAATGCTTTAGCTCAAAGAGTACAGCAGATATAATATTAAGGTGTATAGATTTGGAATCTAAGGATCTCTTCTCAAAAAGT GACCCCTTTTTGGTTATATCAAAACTCGTGGAGAGTGGGACTTCTATTCCTGTATGTAAGACTGAAGTTCTAAAGAATGATCACAACCCAACATGGAAGCCAGTGTTTCTGAATATTCAACAAGTTGGAAGCAAG GATAGTCCATTAGTGATAGAGTGCTTTAACTTCAACAGCAATGGAAAGCATGATCTGATTGG AAAAGTCCAGAAATCACTAGCAGATTTGGAAAAGCTTCATCTTGGAAGGGAAGGAGAAAATTTATATTTGCCAACTCTGGTTGGGCATAATTACGAGAACAAG ATATTGAATAGCAAGCTTTTAGTGGACAAATTCTCTGAGACTGTCCAACATACCTTCCTGGATTATCTGGCTGGGGGTTTTGAACTAAACTTTATGGTGGCTATTGATTTCACTG CTTCGAATGGAAATCCCCGCCTCCCTGATTCCTTGCATTACATTGATCCATCAGGACGGCTGAATGCATACCAGAAA GCAATCTATGAGGTCGGAGAGGTATTGCAGTTTTATGATGCAGATAAACGCTATCCTGCCTGGGGATTTGGAGCACGGCCTATTGATGGTCCAGTTTCTCATTGTTTCAACTTAAATGGAAGCAGTAACTACTGTGAG GTTCAAGGAATCCAAGGAATTATGATGGCATATACCAGTGCCCTTTTTAATGTCTCTCTGGCAGGGCCAACACTGTTTGGACATGTGATCAACAGAGCTTCCGTAGTTGCCTGTGACTCTCTTTCCACTGGTGCTAAAAAATACTTTGCGTTGTTGATAATCACG GATGGGGTTATAACTGACCTCCAAGAAACCAAAGATGCCCTCGTAAAAGCATCAGATCTCCCATTGTCGATCCTCATTGTTGGAGTTGGAGGAGCTGACTTCAAAGAAATGGAG ATTTTAGATGCAGTCAAAGGAGAAAGACTTGAAAGCACAACTGGATGTATAGCTTCACGTGACATCGTTCAGTTTGTTCCATTTCGGGATCTACAGA GTGGAGAAATTTCTATGGTTGGAGCACTTCTGGCAGAATTACCAACACAATTTTTAACCTACATGCGACGCAGAGATATTAAACCAAGCACTTAA